In the Cryptococcus neoformans var. neoformans JEC21 chromosome 1, complete sequence genome, one interval contains:
- a CDS encoding calcium activated cation channel, putative produces the protein MGDALAVEEQRSVLSFRSSAPEPDTITKLVKRCRAMIVKLLPVEVELSQITDATSSVITPQVITSFAKSGGDFEEAVPFALLRAKAMLMNEAYKNPADYDENLCRATAAEVLARRIVHNLPIDKLESVMSTRYRYRESDGDESAPSSALETAIDQHGTIFLSSSEAQHVVNCLWRGDWIQRNNDNMDIDYVPYQLAESSSFWAHLNPDRMSVPRYQSTFKIVVWSIFLFVYSQSVESPLESFNSERNWDGYEIVLYVMAVAFLIEEIVKMSKIIRIAPRPMTTVGFWTIVNLITDCLLLAAFGLRVAGLSLDASKDDQAQLLHFRSFQVLSCVAPFIWMKLLTVFDGFKTEMARMLRESTIFFILLAIMGIGFVQSLYALDAADGESGGRGIVINNLIQALLGAPDFDSPSERFGYPFGLIIFYGWNFVATIILVNVLIALFGSAYSDVTDNETDEYLVFFAHKTIDLIRAPDSYVYPAPFNLIEAFLIAPFEWILPRDMYIELNRYTMTVLFFVPLAFIALFESQISHSKNRSISAYFNEPPPDEEGDPVIEDPTCEGDDNGEISRIKFENLISVFPNTALTESAVIHQEMKTMRKQLDRLEKLLLEPRAKTA, from the exons ATGGGAGACGCTCTG GCTGTCGAGGAGCAGCGTTCTGTCCTTAGCTTCAGGTCTTCTGCTCCAGAGCCG GACACGATAACGA AGCTTGTCAAGCGATGTCGAGCCATGATCGTCAAACTTTTACCTGTGGAAGTTGAGCTTTCCCAGATTACAGATGCTACTAGTAGTGTTATTACGCCCCAGGTCATTACCTCGTTCGCCAAATCTGGCGGAGATTTTGAGGAAGCAGTTCCTTTTGC ACTGCTCAGAGCCAAGGCAATGCTCATGAATGAAGCTTATAAAAATCCGGCAGATTACGACGAGAATTTGTGTAGAGCTACAGCGGCAGAGGTACTAGCGCGTAGGATTGTTCATAATCTACCAATTGATAAGTTGGAGAGCGTAATGAGTACCAGATACCGATATCGCGAGAGCGACGGGGATGAATCGGCTCCTAGTAGTGCTCTGGAGACGGCCATCGATCAGCATGGTACA ATTTTCTTGTCTTCATCTGAGGCTCAACACGTCGTGAACTGCCTATGGAGAGGTGATTGGATCCAACGAAACAATGATAACATGGATATCGATTACGTTCCATATCAACTGGCGGAATCCAGTAGCTTCTGGGCCCATCTCAATCCCGACCGCATGTCAGTCCCAAGATACCAGTCAACGTTTAAGATCGTGGTATGGTCCATATTTCTTTTTG TCTATTCGCAAAGTGTCGAGAGCCCCCTAGAGTCATTCAACTCGGAGAGAAACTGGGATGGTTACGAAATTGTTTTATATGTGATGGCCGTTGCGTTTTTGATCGAAG AGATTGTTAAGATGTCCAAA ATTATACGAATTGCACCCAGACCAATGACCACAGTG GGATTCTGGACCATCGTCAACTTGATTACCgactgtcttcttctcgcagCTTTTGGTCTTCGGGTAGCCGGCCTTAGTCTTGATGCAAGCAAAGATGACCAGGCTCAGCTATTGCATTTCCGGAGCTTCCAAGTTCTCAGTTGCGTGGCGCCCTTCATCTGGATGAAACTG TTGACTGTATTCGATGGCTTCAAGACAGAAA TGGCCAGGATGCT TCGAGAGTCAACTATTTTCTTTATTCT ACTTGCTATCATGGGCATTGGTTTTGTACAG TCGTTATATGCCCTGGACGCTGCAGATGGAGAATCTGGGGGGCGAGGTATTGTGATCAATAACCTTATTCAGGCTCTTCTGGG AGCCCCGGACTTTGATTCGCCCTCGGAACGGTTCGGTTACCCTTTCGGACTTATCATTTTCTACGGATGGAACTTCGTAGCAaccatcatcctcgtcaaCGTTTTGATTGCTCTGTTCGGATCCGCCTACTCCGACGTGACCGATAATGAGACGGACGAATACCTGGTTTTCTTTGCCCATAAAACTATAGACTTGATCCGTGCTCCAGACTCATACGTCTACCCTGCACCATTCAACCTCATTGAAGCCTTCTTGATTGCGCCATTTGA ATGGATTCTCCCCAGGGATATGTACATAGAGCTTAATCGCTACACCATGACTGTTTTGTTCTTTGTCCCGCTAGCGTTTATTGCGCTCTTCGAGTCTCAAATATCTCATTCAAAGAATCGTAGCATCAGTGCGTACTTCAACGAGCCTCCGCCcgatgaggaaggcgaTCCTGTTATCGAGGATCCGACTTGCGAGGGTGACGACAACGGAGAGATATCGAGAATTAAATTTGAAAATCTAATCAGCGTTTTTCCAAA TACTGCACTCACTGAGAGCGCTGTTATTCATCAGGAGATGAAAACCATGAGAAAGCAATTAGATAGGCTTGAAAAGCTTCTACTAGAGCCCAGGGCTAAAACTGCCTAG